In the genome of Aequorivita sp. H23M31, the window ACATAGGCAATAAAGGAATAACCCAATTTGTTGTAATCGACTTGTAGGGAGGATCCCGTAATAATACCTGCCTCTTCCATCTTTTTCACCCTAACATGGACCGTACCCGCGGAAATATCCAATTTCTTTGCGATATCCGTAAATGGAGTTCGCGTGTTATCAATTAATAAATCCAGGATGTTGTGGTCCGTGTCGTCTAATTTAAACTTTGACATAATATCTTCTTTTTTGTGCAAAAATAAAAAGTTTACTTACATTAAAAAAGAATTTTATGCCAATAAATCATCAATCCAACCCGGATTTTTGACGAATTCGAATACTTTAACATTATCTGTTAAATTTTCGGCAGGTTTTGTTAATATTTCCCTACCCTTCAGATCTTCGTCAATGTGGCCATAGATGTTCTTCAAATTTCCTACTTCCTCCACATAGGGATCAAAAGTAATTAATCCCTCGCTTAAAACCTCATGATATTGAATAGCGATATCCAAAAGGTTGGGCGATTGAAGCACCTTAACATTCCGAAATATTATATCCCTATAATTCTTACGATTTTCAGGTATTTGAAAATATTCCTCGAAATTTATTTCGCTTTTTTCGCCCACCAAACCAAAGAACGAGAGAACTGAATAAAAAATCAGTTCACGCGATTTCTCCCGCATATAATCTCCTTTAAAATGTCCCGCCTCAAATAATATAGTAGGAACGCCAGCCATTTGAAAGGTGTCTCCAACACAATCGGCATTGAAACTATCGTCATAGCGGCCCACATTTCCAGGAATTTTTTTCTCAAGATATCGATTCATTCGTACAATCCCTTCCATCGCTGTTCTACGGGCACTCGTAATACTTCTCTCCTGATCCGACGATGGGGAAAGAAAAGAAATAATTGCGGGTTTTCCATTATCAAAACCATAAATCGAGCGCTGATCGTGCATATTAAAACACCCCTCAGGTTCTAGTTTATCAAAAACAGATCTAAGGCACACGCTTTCTCGCTGGGATAAATTTTGGGCATCTCGATTTAAATCCACTCCATTGGCGTTTTCGCGAGTGTAAAGAACGGATCCGTCCGGATTTAGGATTGGGATGATATAAAAAGAATAGGAATTTAGAAATTCGTTTATCTCCGATTGAAAATGTTTGGTTTGTCCAAAAAATTTAATTAGATCGAAAATAGCCCTGGTGGTCGTACTTTCATTTCCATGCATTTGGGACCAGGCTAAAAATTTCCTTGGCCCATTTCCTAATTGAATCATGGGAATATTTCTTCCCTTCTCCGAAATGCCCACAACTGATATTTCGAATAGGGAAGTATAACAATCCAACAAGGGCGAGATCATCTGAAGAGTAATATATTTCCCAAGTAAATCGCTTTCAAAATTTTCCCGATACCAGTCTTCTATTTTCATAATTTATACTTGTTACAAAACTAAACAAAGCTTTGTTTACAATTGTAATCATACAATTGTATCATTTTTAATTACAATCGTAAACATATATGATTGACATTGTAAACCAATTTCATCTATTTACACGACTCATTATTTATTACATATCTATAATTTGTTATTCAGCTAGTTAAGTTGCCGAACAAGAAGTTTTAGTTTATGTATATAAGAACATTTGTTATGGATTTTTGCGGAGAAACATATATGTTATACATTTGTAATCGCAAGAAACATTTCAAATATGTTACAATGGTAAACAGTAAGGAATTTACAAAAAGATTGGAGAAAATTTTGGAGTTTTACGGTTTGACGGCTTCTGCATTTGCTGAGGAAATAGATTTTAACCGCTCCACCATTTCCCATTTAATCTCTGGAAGAAATAAACCAAGTTTGGATTTTGTGATGAAGATTCTCCAGAAATTTCCCGAAGTGGAAATGGATTGGTTGGTTTTGGGAAAGGGCAACTTTCCTTCTGATGGCTCCTTAAAGAAGGGTGAAAATAAACCTGGCTCGAAATCCGTCGGAAATTTGAAACAAATACCCGATTTATTTTCGGTAACGCAGAATTCTGAAAAAAGAGATTCTACAACTAATTCTAACCTAAAGAATATAGAACGAATCGTAATATTTTTTGAGGATGGAAGCTTTAAAGTGTATCAAAACTAAAGTAGCCATTGTCGCAAATTTTGCCGAAATTCGCCAAAAATTATAGCTATGCGTTTTCTTAGTGTTTTGGTATTGTTCCTGCTGTTTTCAGGATGTTACAACCAAGAACGAAATTGTGCGGATTATAAAACAGGTAAGTTTGAATTTGAAGCAATTTCTGGCACAGAAGTATTTAAAACAACTATTGTAAGAAATGATACGCTGGAAATCGATTTTTTCCAAGGAAAATCGGATACCTCCTCTATCCGTTGGATCAACGATTGCGAATATGTTATCAAGAAATTAAACCCTAAAAACCAAGCTGAGAAAAAAGCAATTTTGATAAAGATTCTTACCACCTCAGAAAATGAATATACTTTTGAATTTAGCGAAGTAGGAAAAACCAAATCAAGTAAGGGATTGGCCCGTCGCGTGAGGGAAAACTAACATCCTCTATCCGTTTGCATTTCAGGTTTCAAGTTACAAGTTTCAGGTTACAAGTTTCAAGTTTTAAGTTTGTAGGTGCCATCTCCTGTGTCCCGTTTCATGTCTCCTTTCTCTTGGTTCCCTTCTCCCATCTAACGTCTACCGTCCAATGTCCCAAATGCCTACCGCTGCTTAAGAATACTATTCTGTTCCTCAATAAGCTTTTCAATATTTGACAAGAGTTGAATATTCTTGGGCGTTTCCACTGTTTTATCCTGAGTGTCCTCCGACTTTTTCTTAAAGCGATTTATAAATTTTACTACAACAAATATGGTAAAGGCAATAATTACGAAATCGATCATTACCTCCAGAAGGTTTCCATATCCAATGGCTACCTCTTCGGAGGTTTCTGTGGCTGCCCTAAGCACGTATCTTTTATCTGAAAGATGTACTCCTTCCGTAAGCAGTGAAAGAGGTGGCATAATTACCATTTTCACAATCGTACTGATCACATTGTTAAACGCTGTCCCTATAACTATCCCGACAGCCATATCGATCATGTTTCCCTTTATGGCAAAATTTTTAAACTCCTGATAAAATGATTTCATTCTTAAATTATAAAATAATGGATTGCGTAAAGTGCAAATTTCAACAATAAATGGAGATTTATAAAAAATTAATTTTTTTGGAACGAATTCAGGTCTCGGAAAAGAGCATTTAAATTCTGTTGAATAATTTAAAATAAATAAAAGTTCGGTTCACTTTTATCCGTAGAATTCGGATAAATTGCAGTGTAAATCAACTTCGTCCGGCAATACGGTCCTTGGCCAATTGCAGTACCAAATTAAGCTGGTCTTTTATACCCATTTCAGAATTATTTATTTCTATTGCGCCATTTGCTTTCCTAAGCGGAGAATCCTCGCGCGTGGAGTCTACCCAATCGCGTTCCTCCAAATTTTTGAGTACATCTTCGTAGGTGATGTCCTCTCCACGTTGAAGTAGTTCCTGATATCTTCTTTTGGCGCGTTCTTGCGCTGAGGCATTCATAAAAATTTTCAATTCTGCATCTGGGAAGACCACGGTTCCTATATCGCGGCCATCCATAACTACAGCTTTTTCCAAGCCCATCTGTTGTTGTTGCGCAACAAGCTTTGCCCGCACTTCGTGAATGGTTGCGACGGGACTAACAAAATCGGAAACTTGAAGGTTACGGATATCCTTTTCAACATCCCGCCCATTCAAAAAAATATGTGCTTTTTGGCTATCCCTATTTCTCTCAAACCTTAAATGGATAGATGGCAGTGCTGCAATAAGTTTTTCTTTGTCAAAACCTTTTTCAGAAATTATACCATTCTCCATTGCATAAAGAGTCACAGCACGATACATCGCCCCACTATCCACATAGACATAACCCAAGGCGTCAGCTAATTGCTTGGCAACTGTGCTTTTCCCCGTAGAAGAAAAACCATCTATGGCTATAGTTATTTTCCTCATAAATGAGTTTCTGGATGTTTTATTTTAGCAAAGATGGGGGAATTATTATTGAAGGTCAATATTAAGTCCGAAAAAACTTGAACTGGCTGCCGTACTATATTTGGCATAAGAGTAACTAAGTCGCAGCGAATTCAATTTTATTGAGAACCCTGCACTTAATCCGGCAAGAGCTCTTTTTTCCAAAATACGCAGCTCTTCTCCCCTTCTAAAATTATATCCCAACCTTAGATTGAAACCACTTTCAGGAAATAATTCGATTCCCACTATGGTATGTCTAAACGCATTGCTAAGAAAATTTATCTTTTCGTGGGTAACGTTTCCCTCCAGGTCAGTTTGATCTCTGGCCGGGTTGGAAAAAGCAACATTCCATATCTGCATATTTTCTAAGGTAAAATGCCAACGGATGGGAATATTCTCCAAGGTTTGGGAGATTCCGAATAACAATTCAAAAGGTAAAGGTTCGTACTGCTCGTGGTAAGGCTTAAATTGAGAACCGATATTTCTTGCTACCCCACTTATATTGAGGTCCCAATCTTCATATACATACATCACACCAATATCCACCGCTCCACCAATAGAAGAATATTGTTCCAGTTTTGAAGAAATAAGTTTTACGTTTACGCCAACGTGAAAATTTGTAAAGGCAATGTTGCGCGCATGTCCAAAAGACACTGCAACTTCACTTCCGCTAAAACTGTTGGTAGAATTCCCCACCTCGTCATAGCCATCGAATTTTCCGTAGTTAACATACGTTATGCCTGCGTGGATTACTTGCGTTCGGCGGTCCCATAAATATGCGTATGCAGCGGTGCCATAGTTAACATCTCCAATATAATTGGTATAATTCATTGAAAGTTGGTTATCCATTGCCGGATTTATACTGGCAGGATTCCAAATTGCCTGTATGGGATCATAATCGTAGTTGGTGACCACTTTTCCTCCCAAGGCGGCCATTCTGGGATTATTAACCAAATTGAGAAATTGGTATGTGGACTACCGCCTACCTGTGCGGTAACTGTAGCTGATAGAATAAAAAATAGAAGAAAAACTTTATTGGCCATGGATATGTTACCGTAACTGAAATCTAAAACGAAAGTAAGTATAATTTATTTTCAAGAACTTCCGAATGTGGGAAAATGAAAGAAAAAACGGATGGAAAATGAAAAGTCGACTTTCAAATTCACATCCGTCAATAATATTGGTTTTATCTTAATTTACCAAATCTAAAGTTTCTTGGCATTCTTCACTTTTTCCTTGGTAAGTGCAACTTCCAGCACCTCACTCATATCTTTTACATAATGGAATTTAAGTCCTTTTAGATATTCTGGCTTTATTTCCATAATATCCCTTCGGTTATCCTCACAGAGTAAAATCTCCTTGATATGGGCTCTTTTAGCCGCCAATATCTTTTCTTTTATTCCACCGACAGGAAGAACCTTTCCCCTTAGCGTTATTTCGCCAGTCATAGCAAGACTTTTCTTAACTTTTAACTGAGTAAATAATGAAACCAAAGAAGTCAACATTGTAATTCCGGCACTAGGGCCATCCTTGGGAGTAGCTCCTTCAGGAACGTGGATATGAACGTTGTAATTTTCGAAAATATCGGGTGAAATTCCCAGTATTTCCGCATTGGATTTTATGTATTCCAAAGCAATGGTTGCCGATTCCTTCATTACCTTTCCAAGGTTACCCGTAAGATTTAGAGTACCCTTACCTTTTGAAATGGTGGATTCTATAAACAATATATCACCACCAACGCTGGTCCAGGCTAGGCCTGTAACTACACCTGCAACATCATTATTTTCATATTTATCGCGCTCCATCTTAGGAGCCCCTAAAACCTCAACGATAATTTTATTGGTAATTTTCTTTTCGTAATCCTCCTCCATTGCAATCTTCATAGCAACATAACGGACCATTTTAGCTATTTGCTTTTCTAACGAACGAACTCCACTTTCACGAGTGTAACCCTCAACTATCTTTTCAAGTTGCTTTTTGGGTATTTGAATAGCGTTACTATCCAATCCGTGCTCTTTCAATTGTTTTGGCAGCAGGTGTCTTTTCGCTATTTCAACTTTTTCCTCGACAGTATATCCAGTAACGTTGATTATTTCCATTCTATCCCGAAGGGCTGGCTGAATAGTGCTCAAGCTATTGGAAGTAGCAATAAACATTACTTTCGAAAGGTCGTATCCCAACTCCAGGAAATTATCGTAAAAGGAATTGTTCTGTTCTGGATCCAAAACCTCCAGCATGGCAGATGAAGGATCTCCTTGATTGCTGGCAGATATTTTATCTATTTCGTCGAGAACAAAAACCGGATTGCTCGTTCCTGCCTTTTTGATACTCTGAACAATTCTTCCCGGCATGGCTCCAATATACGTTTTTCTGTGGCCACGAATCTCTGCTTCATCCCGAAGTCCGCCTAGGGACATTCTTACATATTTTCTGCCCAAGGCTTCCGCAACAGATTTCCCCAGGGAAGTTTTACCCACTCCTGGAGGTCCGTAAAGACATAAAATTGGAGATTTCATATCATTTCGCAGTTTTAAAACTGCCAAATATTCAATGATACGTTTTTTAACATCGTCAAGTCCATAGTGATCGCGGTCCAATACTTTTCTTGCACGCTTAAGGTCAAATTTATCCTTGCTGTACTGGTTCCAAGGCAAGTCTAGAAGCAGATCTAGATAATTTCGTTGAATGCTGTATTCGGCCACTTGAGGGTTCATACGTTGCATTTTGCTCAATTCCTTCTCAAAATGCTTTTGGACCTCTTTGCTCCATTTTTTCTTTTTAGCCTGAATGCGCATTTCATCAATCTCCTCCTCCACGGTAGATCCTCCCAATTCTTCCTGGATGGTGCGCATTTGCTGTTGAAGAAAATACTCCCTTTGCTGCTGATTGATATCATGCTGCACTTTGGATTGAATATCATTTCTAAGCGAAAGCTTTTGGATCTCGATATTCATATATCGAAGCGTTTCGAGAGCACGATCCTTTAGATTGTTTATTTCCAACAACTTTTGTTTTTCCTCTACCGCGATGTTCAAATTGGAAGAAACGAAATTGATAAGAAAGCTGGAACTTTCAATATTTTTTATTGCAAAAGCCGCTTCCGAAGGAATATTTGGACTATCCTTTATTATCCGAAGGGCCATTTCCTTTATTGAATCGATAATAGCTCGGAATTCGTCGTTCTCCTTTTCTGGGCGAGCTTCGGCCACTTCGCGGATCTGTGCCGTCATATATGGAACAGTCTCTAAAACTTCTTTTACTTCGAATCTCTTTTTACCCTGAATAATTACCGTGGTATTGCCATCGGGCATTTTTAGGACACGAAGAATTTGGGCAACTGTACCAATGGTATTTATATCATCAATACCTGGCTCTTCCTCAAACTCATCCTTTTGGGAAACTACTCCTATTATCTTATTTCCTTTATTGGTTTCATTGATAAGCTTTATAGACTTATCACGTCCCGCGGTTATTGGGATTACCACTCCAGGGAAAAGAACCGTATTTCTTAAAGGTAAAATTGGTAGTGTGTCAGGAAGATCTTCCTTATGCATGGCATCTTCATCTTCGGCGGACATGAGCGGTATAAATTCGGCATCCCCTTGTAAATCCTGAAATGACAGCTTGTCCAATGATGTTAATTTTGATTTTGTCATAATTATATTTAAGACATTGTGTCACCTTAATATTAGCAACTACAATATCTGTTAGTAGTATATTCAATATTTAATAAAAGAAACCCTGTATATCAAACTACAACAAGGTCCTTTTCCTTTATAATTCAAGAGTTGTGCCAAGCTGAAATAGTTTTACTTATTCAAATCAGAGGCTTTAATTTAGAAAAGTTTTATTTTGAAGTGTAACAATTTTGGTAATATCCTATCTTTAATACAAACAGCTGTTTTTACTCTTGATCCCGACCAATTTAAATATAGATGATTTACTGATTCTTTGTAAAAAAGACAATCGACTTGCACAAGCTGAAATATACGATCGTTACCAGCGCGCTATGTTTAATGTTTCCGTGAGGATTGTAAAGGATCCCGACGAAGCGGAGGATGTGATGCAGGAATCGTTTATAACGGCTTTCGATAAACTGGAAAGCTTCAAAGGTGAGGCCCCGTTTGGAGCGTGGCTTAAGAGGATTGTAATAAACAAAAGTCTAAACCATTTAAAGAAATCGGAAAAATATGCGATGCTTTCAGAAAAAAATTTGAGGAATCTAGCCGATGAAAGTTATGAACTGGATGAAGAGGATTATTCAAAAATAAAAGCTGCCAAAGTGATGGAGAGTTTAGCCAAATTGCATACAAGTTACAACCGTATTTTGACCCTCCATTTAATCGAGGGTTATGACTACGAAGAACTCTGTGAAATATTGAATATAAGTTACACCAACTGCCGAACGCTTATTTCACGCGCTAAGGACAGCTTGAGAAAACAATTAACGTTATGAAGAAGGTAAATTTGGAAGAACTTTTCGAGAACTTAAAGGATGAATTTGAAGTTCATAATACTCCCTTTGGACATAAAGAAAGGTTTCTTAAAAAATTGGAAGCTCGGAAAAATCCTTCCCAGGTCTATCGCTCTTGGTGGAAACCATTATCAATTGCGGCATCTGTTGCCATAATATTTGGTATCGGTTTTATATTCCTCCAAAATGGTAATCCAACTGCCGATTTAGGAAGTGTATCGCCCGAAATGGCACAGACTCAGAGTTTTTTCACTTCGGAAGTTAATAAGGAAATAGAAATATTAAAAGGATATGGGTCTCCTGAAACAAAAATACTTGTAAGCGATGTTTTAAAACAATTGAATGTACTCGAAACAGAATACAATGGTCTTAAAAAAGATCTCGCTGACAGTGGCAATGATAAACGTGTAGTTTATGCCATGATAAATAACTTTCAAAAAAGAATAGATCTTTTAAAACAAGTAATTACCAAAATAGAAGAGGTAAAAACCCTTAAACTCAGAACAAATGAAACCAATATTTAAATTATTATTAATGCTTTTGCTCCCGGCCCTGGCATTTGCAGGACCAGAAAAATTTACGGGCAAATACACAAAGGAAAAAACCATTAAAAAGGAATATACCGTTAATGCCGATGCGGAATTAAAAATTGAAAATAGTTATGGTAATATAGATATCGTTTCCTGGAATGAAAATCGAATCTCCATTGAGATTTCAATTAAAACGAATGGTGATAATGAAAATGATACCGAGAAAAGGCTTAATGAAATCTCTGTGGATTTTTCAGGAAACTCATCCCTAGTTACTGCCAAGACGATTATAAGCAGCAATAAAGGCTGGAACTTTTTTGGAAGTAAAAGCAATAATGTTTCAATGGAAATAAACTACATTATAAAAATGCCCATAACCAAC includes:
- the lon gene encoding endopeptidase La, whose product is MTKSKLTSLDKLSFQDLQGDAEFIPLMSAEDEDAMHKEDLPDTLPILPLRNTVLFPGVVIPITAGRDKSIKLINETNKGNKIIGVVSQKDEFEEEPGIDDINTIGTVAQILRVLKMPDGNTTVIIQGKKRFEVKEVLETVPYMTAQIREVAEARPEKENDEFRAIIDSIKEMALRIIKDSPNIPSEAAFAIKNIESSSFLINFVSSNLNIAVEEKQKLLEINNLKDRALETLRYMNIEIQKLSLRNDIQSKVQHDINQQQREYFLQQQMRTIQEELGGSTVEEEIDEMRIQAKKKKWSKEVQKHFEKELSKMQRMNPQVAEYSIQRNYLDLLLDLPWNQYSKDKFDLKRARKVLDRDHYGLDDVKKRIIEYLAVLKLRNDMKSPILCLYGPPGVGKTSLGKSVAEALGRKYVRMSLGGLRDEAEIRGHRKTYIGAMPGRIVQSIKKAGTSNPVFVLDEIDKISASNQGDPSSAMLEVLDPEQNNSFYDNFLELGYDLSKVMFIATSNSLSTIQPALRDRMEIINVTGYTVEEKVEIAKRHLLPKQLKEHGLDSNAIQIPKKQLEKIVEGYTRESGVRSLEKQIAKMVRYVAMKIAMEEDYEKKITNKIIVEVLGAPKMERDKYENNDVAGVVTGLAWTSVGGDILFIESTISKGKGTLNLTGNLGKVMKESATIALEYIKSNAEILGISPDIFENYNVHIHVPEGATPKDGPSAGITMLTSLVSLFTQLKVKKSLAMTGEITLRGKVLPVGGIKEKILAAKRAHIKEILLCEDNRRDIMEIKPEYLKGLKFHYVKDMSEVLEVALTKEKVKNAKKL
- the mscL gene encoding large-conductance mechanosensitive channel protein MscL produces the protein MKSFYQEFKNFAIKGNMIDMAVGIVIGTAFNNVISTIVKMVIMPPLSLLTEGVHLSDKRYVLRAATETSEEVAIGYGNLLEVMIDFVIIAFTIFVVVKFINRFKKKSEDTQDKTVETPKNIQLLSNIEKLIEEQNSILKQR
- a CDS encoding RNA polymerase sigma factor — protein: MIPTNLNIDDLLILCKKDNRLAQAEIYDRYQRAMFNVSVRIVKDPDEAEDVMQESFITAFDKLESFKGEAPFGAWLKRIVINKSLNHLKKSEKYAMLSEKNLRNLADESYELDEEDYSKIKAAKVMESLAKLHTSYNRILTLHLIEGYDYEELCEILNISYTNCRTLISRAKDSLRKQLTL
- a CDS encoding helix-turn-helix domain-containing protein: MVNSKEFTKRLEKILEFYGLTASAFAEEIDFNRSTISHLISGRNKPSLDFVMKILQKFPEVEMDWLVLGKGNFPSDGSLKKGENKPGSKSVGNLKQIPDLFSVTQNSEKRDSTTNSNLKNIERIVIFFEDGSFKVYQN
- a CDS encoding M14 family zinc carboxypeptidase, which produces MKIEDWYRENFESDLLGKYITLQMISPLLDCYTSLFEISVVGISEKGRNIPMIQLGNGPRKFLAWSQMHGNESTTTRAIFDLIKFFGQTKHFQSEINEFLNSYSFYIIPILNPDGSVLYTRENANGVDLNRDAQNLSQRESVCLRSVFDKLEPEGCFNMHDQRSIYGFDNGKPAIISFLSPSSDQERSITSARRTAMEGIVRMNRYLEKKIPGNVGRYDDSFNADCVGDTFQMAGVPTILFEAGHFKGDYMREKSRELIFYSVLSFFGLVGEKSEINFEEYFQIPENRKNYRDIIFRNVKVLQSPNLLDIAIQYHEVLSEGLITFDPYVEEVGNLKNIYGHIDEDLKGREILTKPAENLTDNVKVFEFVKNPGWIDDLLA
- the porQ gene encoding type IX secretion system protein PorQ, with protein sequence MAALGGKVVTNYDYDPIQAIWNPASINPAMDNQLSMNYTNYIGDVNYGTAAYAYLWDRRTQVIHAGITYVNYGKFDGYDEVGNSTNSFSGSEVAVSFGHARNIAFTNFHVGVNVKLISSKLEQYSSIGGAVDIGVMYVYEDWDLNISGVARNIGSQFKPYHEQYEPLPFELLFGISQTLENIPIRWHFTLENMQIWNVAFSNPARDQTDLEGNVTHEKINFLSNAFRHTIVGIELFPESGFNLRLGYNFRRGEELRILEKRALAGLSAGFSIKLNSLRLSYSYAKYSTAASSSFFGLNIDLQ
- the cmk gene encoding (d)CMP kinase; translated protein: MRKITIAIDGFSSTGKSTVAKQLADALGYVYVDSGAMYRAVTLYAMENGIISEKGFDKEKLIAALPSIHLRFERNRDSQKAHIFLNGRDVEKDIRNLQVSDFVSPVATIHEVRAKLVAQQQQMGLEKAVVMDGRDIGTVVFPDAELKIFMNASAQERAKRRYQELLQRGEDITYEDVLKNLEERDWVDSTREDSPLRKANGAIEINNSEMGIKDQLNLVLQLAKDRIAGRS
- a CDS encoding DNA topoisomerase IV, coding for MRFLSVLVLFLLFSGCYNQERNCADYKTGKFEFEAISGTEVFKTTIVRNDTLEIDFFQGKSDTSSIRWINDCEYVIKKLNPKNQAEKKAILIKILTTSENEYTFEFSEVGKTKSSKGLARRVREN